One window of Vibrio sinaloensis genomic DNA carries:
- a CDS encoding PilZ domain-containing protein, whose protein sequence is MSDFEQKRKYYRLKYPKRARPYVKFGDEMFQVTEVSEGGIRMVLNNFTSMYKGLTIKGVLNLHGDNPIAIEGAVLRFDNDEVIIQLRKGPTFKIMVDEQRHIRQKYPSFFARLRGSAA, encoded by the coding sequence ATGAGCGACTTTGAACAAAAACGGAAATACTATCGACTGAAATATCCGAAGCGGGCGCGTCCGTACGTCAAGTTTGGTGATGAGATGTTTCAAGTGACCGAGGTATCCGAAGGTGGGATAAGAATGGTCTTGAATAATTTTACCTCTATGTATAAAGGGCTCACAATTAAAGGCGTGCTTAATCTTCATGGCGACAACCCAATCGCTATTGAAGGGGCAGTGCTGCGCTTTGACAATGATGAAGTAATTATCCAACTGCGCAAAGGGCCGACGTTTAAAATCATGGTCGATGAACAGCGCCATATCCGACAAAAATACCCTTCATTCTTTGCTCGTCTGCGAGGCAGTGCGGCTTAA
- a CDS encoding basic amino acid/polyamine antiporter, translating to MDNKLGLSSLTAIVIGSMIGAGVFSLPQNMASVASPAAVMIGWTITGVGMIFLALSFQKLAFHRPHVDSGVFGYAKEGFGDFVGFCSAWGYWLSAMLANVSYLVIVFSTLGMLFDTPDQVIFGQGNTLVSIIGASCLLWLVHALVLRGVQTAALINMVTTYAKLVPLIIFILCALLAFNWQTFTVDFTGLHLGEQADLLSQVKSTMLVTVWVFIGIEGAVVVSSRARNRKDIGRATILGLLTALAIYVFVTLLSMGVVKPAELATYQNPSMAKVLTEILGPWGQYIISIGLLISVCGAFLSWTVLASEAPYLCAKEKMFPQKYAELNQAGSPVKPLTLTNVWIQISLIFVMFAGSTYDTLLIIASEMILVPYFLVGAFVLKIAITEKNRGSLLLVGLGASIYGIWLLYASGLNYLLLSALLYLPGLYFYVQAKREQGIHPFRGRERLGASALGITAMLAVTMIWNGSLSLAF from the coding sequence ATGGATAACAAACTTGGATTAAGCTCGTTAACCGCCATTGTTATTGGCTCAATGATTGGCGCAGGCGTGTTTAGCTTGCCACAGAATATGGCCTCGGTGGCCAGCCCAGCAGCCGTGATGATTGGCTGGACCATCACTGGCGTGGGCATGATCTTTCTGGCGCTCTCTTTTCAAAAGCTCGCGTTTCATCGTCCGCATGTCGATAGCGGTGTCTTTGGTTACGCCAAAGAGGGGTTTGGCGACTTTGTTGGGTTTTGCTCTGCATGGGGTTACTGGCTAAGTGCAATGTTAGCCAACGTTTCATATTTGGTGATTGTATTTAGCACCTTAGGTATGTTGTTTGATACTCCTGACCAAGTCATATTTGGCCAAGGGAACACCCTAGTCTCGATCATCGGTGCGTCTTGCTTACTGTGGTTAGTCCATGCGTTGGTGCTTCGCGGTGTGCAAACGGCGGCGTTAATCAATATGGTGACAACCTATGCCAAGCTCGTCCCCTTAATCATCTTTATTCTCTGCGCTTTGCTGGCGTTCAATTGGCAAACATTTACTGTTGATTTTACCGGCTTGCATCTAGGTGAGCAGGCTGATTTATTGTCGCAAGTGAAGAGCACTATGCTGGTGACAGTGTGGGTGTTTATCGGTATTGAAGGCGCGGTCGTGGTGTCTAGTCGTGCGCGAAACCGCAAAGACATTGGCCGAGCCACCATTCTTGGTTTGCTCACTGCTTTAGCGATCTACGTGTTTGTTACCTTACTATCGATGGGGGTAGTCAAACCAGCTGAACTGGCAACCTATCAAAATCCGTCCATGGCGAAAGTATTAACAGAAATTCTCGGGCCTTGGGGTCAGTACATCATCAGTATTGGCTTACTTATCTCCGTGTGTGGTGCCTTTCTCAGCTGGACGGTACTAGCGTCGGAAGCGCCATACTTGTGTGCTAAAGAGAAAATGTTTCCCCAAAAGTATGCCGAGTTAAACCAAGCGGGCAGCCCGGTGAAACCGCTGACCTTAACTAACGTATGGATCCAAATATCTTTGATTTTCGTAATGTTCGCCGGCAGTACTTATGACACCTTGCTCATCATTGCCTCAGAAATGATTTTGGTCCCTTATTTCTTAGTTGGTGCGTTTGTGCTGAAGATTGCCATCACCGAGAAAAACCGTGGAAGCCTGTTGTTGGTCGGCTTAGGAGCGAGTATTTATGGGATTTGGCTACTGTACGCATCAGGTTTGAATTACTTGCTGTTGTCTGCACTGTTGTATCTACCTGGTCTCTACTTTTACGTTCAAGCAAAACGCGAGCAAGGTATCCATCCGTTTAGAGGCCGTGAACGACTAGGCGCGAGTGCACTGGGCATTACTGCAATGTTGGCGGTCACTATGATCTGGAATGGCAGTTTGAGCTTAGCTTTTTAG
- a CDS encoding methyl-accepting chemotaxis protein: MKLTLKQKLIGSSLLAVVLMASALTWLAADQLEEQTQNGVYARAESLANAASAGISDWISIREDIASAFNDYSQQADVVPFLQQARKAGGFDDIFLGTPEGGMYRSHPERNRADYDPRVRPWYIDANNAGKQIITTAYKDAITNALLVTIAEPIRRNGQFVGVVGADVLIDQLINDVINLDAGTNAYAMLIDTQDGTFLAHPDKALSLKPVNTLSKQFTLRAIEDAAKTGKIELIERNGQQKLYFFRQVDNTPWIFAIEMDRATEEAAHSELLQSLIFTAVVITLVVIALVSWLVSFLFRDLGRVSKALEEIASGEGDLTQRLEPRSDDEVGQLATNFNTFVGNMHAMVSKLSLVSASLSEQSKQTAQQAEERSARIRLQQDEINMVATAINEMAAATQEIAGNADHTAQNSSEAVSACVHGGDQVVQTQGSIKNLATEVQVATEVIKELEAHGHSISTILSTIQDIAEQTNLLALNAAIEAARAGEQGRGFAVVADEVRVLSQRTHASTQEIQQMIETLQSTTGKAVSIMDDSRQLAETSVSDADSAAVSLTQIQTAVERISDMATQIASAAEEQASVTSEITRNTVGIRDVSNELADEAHDAASQAAQLSELSHELEQEIQRFKL; encoded by the coding sequence ATGAAACTCACTCTAAAACAAAAGCTAATAGGCTCAAGCTTATTGGCCGTTGTACTCATGGCGAGCGCCTTAACCTGGCTGGCCGCCGACCAACTTGAAGAACAAACCCAAAACGGCGTTTATGCTCGTGCAGAAAGCTTGGCGAATGCAGCATCGGCTGGGATTTCCGATTGGATTTCGATTCGAGAAGACATCGCCTCAGCGTTCAATGACTATAGCCAACAAGCGGATGTTGTGCCGTTCTTGCAACAAGCGCGTAAAGCGGGCGGCTTTGATGATATCTTCTTAGGTACACCAGAAGGCGGCATGTATCGCTCGCACCCTGAGCGCAATCGCGCCGACTATGACCCTCGTGTACGCCCTTGGTATATCGACGCTAACAATGCGGGTAAACAAATCATCACCACAGCGTACAAGGATGCAATCACCAATGCATTATTGGTGACAATTGCTGAGCCGATCCGCCGCAACGGTCAATTTGTTGGTGTAGTAGGTGCAGATGTGTTGATTGATCAACTGATTAACGATGTGATCAACCTGGATGCGGGTACTAATGCTTATGCAATGCTGATTGATACGCAAGATGGAACCTTCCTTGCACATCCAGATAAAGCGCTGTCACTCAAGCCAGTTAATACCTTGTCTAAACAGTTTACGTTGCGCGCCATCGAAGACGCGGCCAAGACCGGAAAAATCGAACTGATTGAACGCAATGGACAACAGAAATTGTACTTCTTCCGTCAGGTCGACAACACACCGTGGATCTTTGCGATTGAGATGGATAGAGCCACCGAAGAAGCCGCGCACAGTGAACTGCTGCAAAGTCTGATCTTTACCGCGGTGGTTATCACTCTAGTAGTCATTGCACTTGTGTCTTGGTTGGTGAGCTTCCTTTTCCGCGATCTTGGTCGAGTGTCTAAAGCGTTAGAAGAAATAGCGTCAGGCGAGGGGGATTTAACGCAGCGTTTGGAGCCTCGTAGTGACGATGAAGTAGGCCAGTTAGCGACAAACTTCAACACCTTCGTCGGCAACATGCATGCGATGGTCTCTAAGTTGAGCTTAGTTTCAGCCTCTCTATCTGAGCAGTCTAAACAGACCGCGCAGCAGGCGGAGGAGCGCAGTGCGCGTATTCGTTTGCAACAAGACGAGATCAACATGGTCGCGACTGCAATCAATGAAATGGCTGCTGCAACACAAGAAATTGCGGGTAATGCGGACCACACCGCGCAAAACTCATCAGAAGCGGTGAGTGCGTGTGTACACGGGGGCGATCAGGTTGTTCAAACTCAGGGCTCGATTAAGAATCTAGCGACCGAAGTTCAAGTTGCAACTGAAGTTATTAAAGAGCTTGAAGCACACGGTCACAGCATCAGTACTATCTTGTCGACGATTCAAGATATTGCTGAGCAAACCAATCTACTTGCGCTCAACGCCGCCATAGAGGCTGCGCGTGCCGGTGAGCAAGGCCGTGGGTTTGCTGTTGTTGCGGACGAGGTTCGCGTGCTTAGTCAGCGGACTCACGCGTCGACGCAAGAGATTCAACAAATGATTGAGACGCTGCAGTCCACGACTGGCAAAGCAGTCAGTATTATGGACGACAGCCGTCAGCTGGCAGAAACCAGCGTGTCAGATGCAGACTCAGCAGCGGTAAGCCTAACGCAAATTCAAACTGCGGTGGAGCGTATCAGTGATATGGCAACACAGATTGCCTCAGCCGCCGAGGAACAAGCGTCAGTGACCTCTGAGATAACCCGCAACACAGTCGGTATTCGTGATGTTTCAAATGAACTCGCTGACGAAGCCCATGATGCAGCCTCTCAAGCGGCTCAGCTATCTGAACTCTCTCATGAGCTAGAACAAGAAATTCAGCGCTTCAAGCTCTAG
- a CDS encoding type VI secretion system Vgr family protein, with translation MPTLNFNIQIEGLEPDTVRVVEYSGWDSLSNTDTENSQPCRGFRYQFQLASRLSSLSAEQIVDKSIQFEMVRDGQVVQRLNGIVYRFSKGDTGHHHTFYQVTVVPELERLSLRHNCRIFQYQSVPEIVSILLQEMNIQHYAFVLKNDHAQREFCVQYRESDLDFVQRLLAEEGIVYHHLHDQDKHTVVFTDSNDSLIKLEQPVPYNAMSGGNIEIPYINAFLSRFCSQVSHVQTQDYSFKKPAYRFTQNRTGTDMAYQIEDRYEHFDAPGRFKDDQSGKVLTSARLAYLRREAKTAQGHSNHPGLIAGAKFELQEHNDQSLNREWVVVAASHTGSQPQSLEEEGGVGATTYHNQFTVVPSDVVWQAEPTTKPRVDGPMIATVVGPEGEEIYCDEHGRVKVHFHWDRYSNADEHSSCWVRVSQGWAGHQYGMVALPRIGHEVIVTFLNGDPDQPIITGRTYHATNVAPYALPEHKTKTVIRSETYQGQGFNELSFEDQADKERVYLHAQKDIDIVINNDESSEIHHDKHHVVDNDHFSLVNNNSHLTIGGERREQVSADKSVNIGDSLQQKVGQKTAIDSGDEVHLKAGHKIVVDAGSAITIKAGGSFVKVDAGGVHVVGSAINLNSGGSPGSGSGYSGKAPVLPMGLEDAVAPEEMEQRRVASTKESMSPLLKSRQIEALKSAEPVCEVCEELNKDG, from the coding sequence ATGCCAACGCTCAACTTCAATATCCAAATCGAAGGATTAGAACCAGACACTGTTCGAGTGGTGGAATATTCGGGTTGGGACTCTCTTTCTAATACTGACACTGAAAATAGCCAACCTTGTCGCGGCTTTCGTTACCAGTTCCAACTTGCGAGCCGTCTGAGCTCTCTCTCTGCTGAGCAGATCGTTGATAAATCGATACAGTTTGAGATGGTCCGCGATGGTCAAGTTGTCCAGCGGTTGAATGGGATTGTCTATCGATTTTCCAAAGGTGATACCGGACACCATCATACTTTTTATCAAGTCACCGTCGTCCCTGAGCTAGAAAGACTCTCTTTGCGCCATAACTGCCGTATTTTCCAATATCAGAGCGTTCCAGAGATTGTCTCTATTTTACTGCAAGAGATGAACATCCAGCACTATGCGTTTGTCCTTAAGAACGATCATGCTCAACGCGAGTTCTGTGTTCAATATCGAGAATCAGACCTAGACTTCGTTCAGCGACTCTTGGCAGAAGAGGGGATTGTTTACCATCATCTCCACGACCAAGATAAGCATACTGTGGTCTTTACTGACTCGAACGATAGCTTGATCAAGTTAGAACAGCCTGTCCCTTATAACGCCATGAGCGGCGGCAATATTGAAATTCCTTATATCAATGCATTCCTCAGTCGGTTTTGTTCGCAAGTTAGCCATGTCCAGACGCAAGATTACAGCTTTAAGAAACCCGCTTATCGTTTTACTCAAAATCGAACGGGCACTGACATGGCCTATCAGATTGAAGACCGTTATGAGCATTTTGATGCCCCCGGCCGTTTTAAAGACGATCAATCAGGCAAGGTGCTGACTTCAGCCCGGTTGGCTTACTTAAGAAGAGAAGCTAAGACAGCTCAGGGGCACAGCAATCATCCCGGCCTAATCGCGGGAGCGAAGTTTGAGCTGCAAGAGCATAACGACCAAAGCTTGAATCGAGAGTGGGTGGTGGTGGCGGCGAGCCATACTGGAAGCCAGCCTCAATCGCTAGAAGAGGAAGGGGGCGTTGGCGCAACGACTTATCACAATCAGTTTACGGTTGTTCCAAGTGATGTGGTTTGGCAAGCAGAGCCGACAACAAAGCCACGCGTCGATGGGCCGATGATCGCTACGGTTGTTGGCCCAGAGGGCGAAGAGATTTATTGCGATGAGCATGGTCGGGTTAAAGTTCACTTCCACTGGGACCGCTACTCGAATGCAGACGAGCACAGCTCTTGTTGGGTTAGAGTATCGCAAGGCTGGGCAGGGCACCAATATGGAATGGTGGCGCTGCCACGAATTGGCCATGAAGTGATCGTTACCTTTTTAAATGGAGACCCAGACCAGCCTATCATCACTGGCCGAACCTACCATGCCACCAACGTTGCGCCGTACGCGTTGCCTGAGCACAAAACCAAAACCGTGATACGCAGTGAAACCTATCAAGGGCAAGGGTTCAATGAGCTCAGCTTTGAAGATCAAGCCGATAAAGAACGAGTCTATCTCCATGCCCAAAAAGACATCGACATTGTGATAAACAACGATGAAAGCAGCGAGATTCACCACGACAAACACCACGTGGTCGATAACGATCATTTCAGTCTGGTGAACAACAACAGTCATCTCACTATTGGCGGTGAAAGACGTGAGCAGGTTTCTGCCGATAAATCAGTGAATATCGGTGACTCGCTACAGCAAAAGGTCGGCCAAAAAACAGCTATCGACAGTGGTGACGAAGTTCACCTAAAGGCGGGGCACAAAATTGTTGTCGATGCCGGTAGCGCCATCACCATTAAAGCCGGCGGCAGCTTCGTCAAAGTCGACGCGGGCGGAGTTCATGTCGTTGGTTCGGCTATTAACCTTAACTCAGGCGGCAGCCCAGGTAGCGGCAGTGGTTACAGTGGCAAGGCTCCAGTGCTGCCGATGGGGCTAGAAGATGCAGTAGCGCCGGAGGAAATGGAGCAGCGTCGTGTCGCTTCAACAAAAGAGTCTATGAGTCCCTTATTGAAGAGCCGACAGATAGAAGCACTCAAGAGTGCGGAGCCAGTATGTGAAGTGTGTGAAGAGTTAAATAAAGATGGATAA
- a CDS encoding sugar O-acetyltransferase has protein sequence MSELEKMMAGEAFDGASEEVEQIRNHAAKTLQQLNQCLDSTQKLALMEALFARVGESMVQAPFHCEFGKTISIGDSTFINMNVVMLDGASITIGNHVLVGPSTQFYTASHPLDYRRRRQWETICKPIVVEDDVWIGGNCVINQGVTIGARAVIAANSVVNHDVPPDCLYGGTPAKLIKRLDV, from the coding sequence ATGTCAGAGCTAGAGAAAATGATGGCAGGCGAAGCCTTTGACGGCGCTTCAGAAGAAGTTGAGCAGATTAGAAATCACGCGGCGAAAACTCTACAACAACTCAACCAATGCCTTGATAGCACGCAAAAGCTAGCACTAATGGAAGCGCTATTTGCTCGTGTTGGTGAGTCTATGGTTCAAGCGCCATTTCATTGTGAGTTCGGAAAAACCATTTCAATCGGCGACAGCACCTTCATCAATATGAATGTGGTGATGTTAGATGGTGCGAGCATTACTATCGGCAACCACGTTCTTGTCGGTCCGAGCACTCAGTTTTACACTGCGAGCCACCCGCTCGACTATCGCCGTCGGCGTCAATGGGAAACTATCTGTAAACCGATTGTGGTTGAAGACGATGTTTGGATAGGTGGCAACTGTGTGATCAACCAAGGGGTCACAATCGGTGCACGCGCTGTCATTGCTGCGAATTCTGTGGTCAATCATGATGTTCCGCCAGATTGTTTGTACGGGGGCACGCCAGCCAAGTTAATCAAACGACTCGATGTGTAA
- a CDS encoding toxin VasX yields MSTPNDDARTGQTKDAQDPAGTCPLKKSKIQLVPTRYALVESKPLHKAISSKLTPKVSFRPIGIRPIDSGYLYIIHSKRKDIIYVYKISENGQVTKLEQQGLESNDFGQEYIYLESDNGLFVSRQGKIEVLYSPTKISPKLQSQLLNSRALRKQMMQSCNLNSFDCTQGAQHLLPTGALEDNLADCDPSESENETEYQWCWLKETPAKYDSQNLLSQIDSEYIEDSAILLLEDPIGVMTELSSCGISLYNIEAEWFKQDNNQAKYFAASQIKLLIEVGEKYFNASTNNKKLKDFIASNEKELKQRFLAYQQAKQSYWDFVSEGTSVQPHYALSADELTSSAQFINYQQERLENQKMAMNIGISQEELESFFRDVKSHNDKVVKGEFGGWLGDRGILARIEYDEMEEWFKTAQSQIAIWRDHGDVIENDRVAVLPLAYDVIPVYDKENRDSFVERLIHENHWLEILPEDPDNRSKMRDVYFGGLGEQNLHAFVSNYSELGTIDSKYRDIKEWVQYLAPIKGVKDNAQNTINGLSGLEDFKAFLKGQHLVDVNEMPEQVRAQFNQLGSKLSGIVLEELDELSQFLAKSQERANSLIYHARPGIIATLLGHKKNANIQLDVGDISGIENFDKQFTKIEEIRIKAETLITKRNQVESGSKGLTTAEKDALRADYNRQLKILGEDSQKALMLLAANSEPVAKAGRAHLPSHITVKASGATADEISQLLATRKKILTNELLYGVPEGKSFKGAMGSGSAALVVFALNAWNWNKTQDVLSRKSTTSVGDLAEYISGYTSLLSSAMSLAVEATKVKYQISWISSATQGSSVALGKVITLGVHTISVLTVLSSSSDIPKQSRRISLSWRIGDFSSTIAASSALIGDGIQTGGAGYVSFHGGRLAIAAAQRQITWTMAAEQTLGIVARANPFLLVSSVLILLGEIGYNYLQSKPLMNWISQSSWGKKGFWLTHVNQNWDYKTQYVKWLEATHAPVLQVNTDTYKHTQMSASGNWTTQVTKHRVKTLRITVPMASPNQLRLSGYIKTASSVSPLDITDTLVQKSRITYDGVNTLYEFDWPTDVKRQEKLLYLDLMVEVTSHYGSRLFAEQGGARFTVDLVNPAFDEVKAWYSVELLEEDQEQFASRNNLISSLKLIAPMFESENEQ; encoded by the coding sequence ATGAGCACCCCAAATGATGACGCTAGAACTGGTCAGACAAAAGATGCTCAAGACCCTGCGGGTACTTGTCCTCTGAAAAAAAGTAAAATACAGCTAGTTCCAACACGTTATGCTTTGGTTGAATCAAAGCCACTGCACAAAGCCATATCAAGCAAATTGACGCCGAAGGTTTCGTTCCGTCCTATTGGTATTCGCCCAATCGATAGCGGCTATTTATACATTATTCATAGTAAACGCAAAGATATAATCTATGTCTATAAAATCTCAGAAAATGGTCAAGTAACGAAGTTAGAGCAACAAGGCTTGGAGTCAAATGATTTTGGACAAGAGTACATCTACCTTGAATCAGACAATGGACTATTTGTTAGTCGACAAGGCAAGATTGAAGTGTTGTATAGTCCGACAAAAATATCTCCCAAACTTCAATCTCAGTTGCTCAACTCTAGAGCTTTGCGCAAACAGATGATGCAAAGTTGCAACCTAAATTCTTTTGATTGCACACAAGGGGCCCAGCACCTTTTGCCCACGGGGGCATTGGAAGATAATTTGGCTGACTGTGATCCTAGCGAGAGTGAAAACGAAACTGAATACCAATGGTGTTGGCTCAAGGAAACGCCTGCTAAGTATGACTCACAAAATTTACTTTCTCAAATCGACAGTGAATATATTGAAGACTCTGCAATTTTATTGCTAGAAGACCCTATTGGTGTCATGACTGAGTTATCAAGTTGTGGAATTAGTCTATATAACATAGAGGCGGAATGGTTTAAGCAAGATAATAATCAAGCTAAGTATTTCGCAGCTTCTCAGATTAAGTTGTTAATCGAAGTTGGTGAAAAATATTTCAATGCCAGTACGAACAATAAAAAGTTGAAAGATTTCATTGCTTCAAATGAAAAAGAACTAAAACAAAGATTCCTGGCATACCAGCAAGCTAAGCAATCGTACTGGGACTTTGTTAGCGAAGGCACTTCCGTACAACCTCACTATGCCCTATCCGCAGATGAGTTAACTAGCTCTGCACAATTTATTAATTACCAGCAGGAGAGGCTGGAAAACCAAAAAATGGCAATGAACATCGGTATATCTCAGGAAGAGTTAGAGTCTTTCTTCCGCGATGTGAAGAGTCATAACGATAAGGTGGTTAAAGGAGAATTTGGTGGCTGGTTAGGTGATAGGGGGATCTTAGCTCGTATTGAGTATGATGAAATGGAAGAGTGGTTTAAAACAGCGCAGTCTCAAATCGCGATATGGCGTGACCACGGCGATGTTATAGAGAATGATAGAGTCGCTGTACTACCGCTGGCTTACGATGTGATTCCAGTCTATGACAAGGAAAACAGAGATTCCTTTGTCGAGCGCTTAATACATGAAAACCATTGGTTAGAGATTTTGCCTGAAGACCCAGACAATCGAAGTAAAATGCGAGACGTTTACTTCGGTGGTTTAGGCGAGCAGAACTTGCATGCATTTGTGAGTAACTATAGTGAGCTTGGAACCATCGACAGTAAATATAGAGACATAAAGGAATGGGTACAGTACTTAGCGCCAATTAAAGGTGTAAAGGACAACGCGCAAAATACTATTAATGGGTTATCTGGCTTAGAGGATTTTAAGGCTTTCCTTAAAGGTCAACACCTTGTTGATGTTAATGAAATGCCGGAGCAAGTTCGGGCGCAATTCAATCAACTCGGCTCTAAACTATCAGGAATAGTTTTAGAAGAGCTAGACGAACTTTCTCAATTTCTAGCGAAGTCACAAGAAAGAGCAAACTCTTTAATCTACCATGCAAGACCGGGTATTATTGCGACTCTTTTGGGACACAAAAAAAACGCTAATATTCAACTTGATGTGGGTGATATCTCTGGAATCGAAAACTTCGATAAACAATTTACCAAGATAGAAGAGATTAGAATAAAGGCTGAAACGCTTATCACTAAACGTAACCAAGTAGAGAGCGGCTCAAAAGGATTAACCACAGCCGAGAAAGATGCTCTGCGTGCAGACTACAATCGTCAACTGAAAATACTAGGAGAAGACTCACAGAAAGCTCTGATGTTGCTGGCCGCAAATTCGGAACCAGTCGCGAAAGCTGGTCGAGCACACTTACCTTCGCATATCACGGTTAAAGCATCAGGTGCAACGGCTGACGAAATCAGTCAACTGTTGGCCACAAGGAAGAAGATATTAACCAATGAGCTTCTATATGGCGTCCCCGAAGGGAAAAGCTTTAAAGGCGCTATGGGCTCCGGGAGTGCAGCGTTAGTTGTTTTTGCGCTAAACGCGTGGAATTGGAACAAAACGCAGGATGTACTTTCGAGAAAGTCGACGACAAGCGTTGGAGATTTAGCTGAATATATTTCTGGCTACACAAGTTTGTTGTCTTCAGCAATGTCATTAGCTGTCGAAGCGACAAAAGTTAAGTACCAAATAAGTTGGATATCTTCCGCAACACAAGGTAGTAGTGTAGCACTGGGAAAAGTAATTACTCTTGGTGTTCACACGATTTCAGTACTTACGGTCTTGTCCAGCAGCTCCGATATACCAAAGCAATCCAGGCGCATTTCTCTTAGTTGGAGGATAGGTGATTTTTCTTCGACTATTGCTGCCTCAAGTGCGTTAATTGGCGATGGTATACAAACTGGGGGCGCAGGGTACGTGAGTTTTCACGGAGGACGATTAGCGATAGCTGCCGCTCAAAGACAAATAACTTGGACTATGGCGGCTGAACAAACTTTGGGAATTGTTGCGAGAGCGAATCCCTTCTTACTTGTTTCGTCAGTACTAATATTACTTGGCGAAATCGGTTATAACTATTTACAGTCGAAACCTCTAATGAACTGGATAAGTCAGTCTTCTTGGGGTAAGAAGGGCTTTTGGCTCACCCATGTTAATCAGAATTGGGACTATAAGACTCAGTATGTAAAGTGGTTGGAAGCAACACATGCCCCCGTTTTACAAGTTAACACCGACACGTATAAACACACACAGATGTCTGCAAGCGGTAACTGGACCACTCAAGTAACAAAACATCGAGTAAAAACCTTACGCATCACAGTCCCAATGGCGTCTCCTAACCAACTGAGACTATCTGGGTATATCAAAACAGCGTCAAGTGTAAGTCCGCTCGATATAACAGATACTTTGGTGCAAAAAAGTCGGATCACCTACGACGGTGTGAATACACTTTATGAGTTTGATTGGCCAACAGATGTTAAACGACAAGAAAAACTTCTCTATCTCGACTTAATGGTTGAAGTAACGTCACATTATGGTAGCAGGCTCTTTGCTGAACAGGGAGGAGCCAGGTTTACTGTTGACCTTGTGAATCCTGCATTCGATGAAGTCAAAGCGTGGTATTCGGTAGAGTTACTTGAGGAGGATCAAGAACAGTTTGCCAGCCGAAATAACTTGATCTCATCTTTGAAACTAATTGCACCCATGTTTGAGAGTGAAAATGAACAATAG
- a CDS encoding DUF4123 domain-containing protein gives MDNLHKAFVDAGLGFDLAKDEKLFLIVDGAQIENLAVQLYSLEGGVNLEPIYMNEPYDQLIEVAPYVVQASKKVIDWFFSLNQPMAGYFFSSRHDIESISDSYRNLIIAESPYSSRVYIKMANAECAWVFFSTHTPQFWNVISQVWIPTRKGWQAATRSVQATNRGKLKISDEQWSLLGKISWDTTVQKLQEHVKKWFPMLLDGNPDSSAWVEKYALSGYKQGFTSERDLMMYMNIIGFLGEDKFLDERVYPDIHNLIFNTSQQTPSQRVEKAANLAQSYSKQNNNQEKQV, from the coding sequence ATGGATAACCTACACAAAGCATTTGTTGATGCTGGTCTAGGGTTCGACTTAGCAAAAGATGAAAAATTGTTTCTGATCGTTGATGGGGCTCAAATTGAGAATCTTGCTGTGCAGCTTTACTCATTAGAGGGTGGTGTCAACCTGGAGCCCATCTATATGAACGAGCCTTACGACCAGCTCATCGAAGTGGCGCCTTATGTTGTTCAAGCATCGAAGAAGGTAATAGATTGGTTTTTCTCATTGAATCAACCGATGGCGGGCTATTTTTTTTCGTCACGCCACGATATTGAAAGTATCAGTGATAGTTACAGAAACCTAATCATCGCTGAGTCCCCCTACAGCAGCCGAGTCTATATAAAAATGGCCAATGCTGAGTGTGCATGGGTCTTTTTTTCGACTCATACTCCCCAGTTTTGGAACGTCATTTCACAGGTTTGGATTCCAACTCGCAAAGGTTGGCAGGCGGCGACTCGCTCTGTTCAAGCCACTAATAGAGGAAAGCTAAAGATTTCTGATGAGCAGTGGTCATTATTAGGCAAGATCTCTTGGGATACCACTGTTCAGAAGTTACAAGAGCACGTTAAAAAATGGTTCCCAATGTTGCTGGATGGAAATCCAGATAGCTCGGCGTGGGTAGAGAAGTATGCGTTGAGTGGATACAAACAAGGCTTTACCTCGGAGCGCGATCTCATGATGTACATGAACATTATAGGATTCCTAGGAGAAGATAAGTTTTTGGATGAAAGGGTATATCCGGATATACATAATTTGATTTTTAACACCTCACAGCAAACCCCGTCTCAACGAGTAGAGAAAGCCGCAAATCTAGCCCAATCCTATTCAAAGCAGAATAATAATCAGGAGAAACAAGTATGA